The segment CACGCCGGCTGCCGCGCCTGCTGCCGCACCGAAGAAACCCTGGGGTGCCATGCTGGGCGGCCTGGCTGCCGGTCTGGGCCTGGCCTGGCTGGCCAGCTCCCTGGGGCTGGGTGAGGCCTTCGGCCAGTTCATCCTGATCGCCCTGGTGGTGCTGGTCGCCATGATGGCTTTCGGCTGGTTCATGCGCAGCCGTCGCGCGGCGGCGCCTGCCACGGGTCGCTACGCCTTCCAGGGCGCCGGCGGGATGGCAACGGCCAGCCCGGCCTACCGCCCGGAAAACGTGGGCAACGATGCGTCGGCCCGTCCCTGGGAGCGCAGCCAGACGGCGTTTGACAGCTCTGCCGGTGCATCGGGAGCGTCCGGCATCGTGATCGGCTCGGGCCTGGCCAGCAACTGGAGTGTGCCCGCCGGTTTCGATGCTGATGGTTTCCTCAAGGCGGCCAAAAGCAACTTCATCCTGCTGCAGGCGGCCTGGGACCAGGCTGACATGACGACCCTGCGTTCCATGATGACCGACGACATGCTGTCCGAGATCAGCGCCCAGCTGGCCGAACGCGAGGCCCATACGGGCGGTGCGGTCAACCTGACCGAGGTGCAGATGCTGCAGGCCCAGCTGCTGGGTATCGAGGAGCTGGGCGACGGTTACATGGCCAGCGTCGAGTTCTCCGGCATGATCCGCGAGGCGCCGCAGGCCAGCCCCAGCCCCTTCCGAGAGGTCTGGAACATGGTCAAGCCCAGGGATGGCAGCCGCGGCTGGATGGTGGCCGGGGTGCAGGCGCTCCAGTAAAGCCCGCGCTTTTTTCAATCAATAATCGGGGACTATGGCAACACAGTCCCCTTTTTCATTGCTGGAAGATGCTTTCCAGAAGCTCGGCACGACCCTGCAGCCGCCCGCCTGGGCCGTGCAGGAGGTCCAGCGTCGCATCGTGCTGCTGCTCAACCATGTGCTGATGCAGGAGCCCGAGGCCATGAGCCGGCTGGCCCGGCAAAAGGGTCGGGTCGTGCTGTTCCAATGGCTCGAGTTCGCGTTCAAGCTGCAGCTCACGCCGGCCGGTCTGCTGGACCTGGCCGCGGCCGATACCCCGTCCGACCTGACACTCGCCGTGACCGAGGCTTCCCCGGTGGCGCTGGTGCAGGCGGCCCTGGCGGGCGACAAACCCGCCGTGCGCATCGAGGGTGATGTGCAGCTGGCGGCCGAGATCAACTGGCTGGTGGACCATGTGCGCTGGGACATCGAGGAGGATCTGGCGCGCCTCATCGGCGATGCGCCGGCCCATGGCCTGGCCCAGGCTGCACGCCGCGCCCTGGACAGCCTGCGCGGCTGGCTCAAGCCCGCCCGCGGAGCCGCTCAATGACCCGCCTGCTGCGCGGTGCCTACATCGTCTGGATCGTGCTGCGCTACGGTCTGGACGGGCTGGTCCTGACCAGTTTCCAGAAGCCCTGGCTGCGTGTGATCGCGCGCATTGTCTCGATCGGCCGCAACCTGGACGCCCCGCGTGGCCAGCGCCTGCGCGAGGCGCTCGAGCGCCTGGGCCCGATCTTCGTCAAGTTCGGCCAGGTGCTGTCGACCCGGCGTGACCTGCTGCCGCCGGATATTGCCGATGAACTGGCCAAGCTCCAGGACCGCGTGCCGCCTTTCCCCTCCGATGTGGCCGTGGCCACCATCGAGCGCGCCTTTCGCAAGCCGGTGGCCCAGATCTTCAGTGAATTCGAGCGTGTGCCCGTGGCCAGCGCCTCGATCGCGCAGGTGCACTTCGCCAGGCTCAGGGGCCGCGATGGCCAGGAGCGCGAGGTGGCCGTCAAGGTGCTGCGCCCCGGCATGCTGCCGGCCATCGAAAAAGACCTGAGCCTGATGCGCATGATGGCCGGCTGGGTGGAGGGACTGTCGTCCGACGGCAAGCGCCTCAAGCCGCGCGAGGTGGTGGCCGAGTTTGACAAATACCTGCACGACGAACTCGATCTGGTGCGCGAGGCCGCCAGCGCCGCCCAGCTGCGCCGCAACATGGAAGGCCTGGACCTGGTGCTGATCCCCGAGATGTTCTGGGACTACTGCCAGAGCGAGGTGATCGTGATGGAGCGCATGAAGGGCATCCCCATCAGCCAGACCGCGCGTCTGCGCGAGGCGGGGGTGGACATGAAGAAGCTGGCCCGCGACGGTGTCACCATCTTCTTCACCCAGGTGTTCCGCGACGGTTTCTTCCATGCCGACATGCACCCGGGCAATATCTTTGTCAGCACCGACCCGGCTACCTTCGGACGCTACATTTCGCTCGATTTCGGTATCGTGGGCACGCTGACCGAGTACGACAAGGAGTACCTGGCGCAGAACTTCACGGCCTTCTTCCGGCGCGACTACAAGCGTGTGGCCGAACTGCACATCGAGTCCGGCTGGGTGCCACCGCGCACGCGGGTGGACGAACTGGAATCGGCGATCCGCTCGGTCTGCGAGCCCTATTTCGACCGGCCACTGAAGGAGATCTCCCTGGGCATGGTGCTGATGCGCCTGTTCCAGACCTCGCGCCGTTTCCATGTGGAGATCCAGCCGCAGCTGGTGCTGTTGCAGAAGACCCTGCTCAACATCGAAGGCCTGGGCCGCGAACTTGACCCCGAGCTGGACCTCTGGAGCACGGCCAAGCCCTTCCTGGAGAAGTGGATGGCCGACCAGATCGGCCCGCGCAGGCTGCTGGAAGAGCTGAAAAATCAGGCTCCACGCTACGCCAAGATGCTGCCGGACCTGCCGCGCCTGCTGCACGATTACCTGAAACACAATGCGGGCAGCCAGAAACGCGAGCTGGAAGAACTGCTGATCGAGCAGCGACGTACCAACCGCCTGCTGCAGGCCCTGATCTACGCGGGCATAGGTTTTGCTCTGGGGTTGATCGTGATCCAGATGGTGATTCGCTTCCAGTTGTTTTAGGGCATGGGTTCTGGGGATAATCCGGGCCCAATGAATCAAGGAGATACAAGGTGCTGCTGACCCTCGTCATTGTTTACCTGCTGGTGACCATTGCCATCGGCCTGTACGCTGCCAAGCGCGTCAAGAACTCTGCGGACTTCGCCATCGCCGGGCGCAGGTTGCCGCTGGTCATGATCGTCACCACCACCTTCGCCACCTGGTTTGGCTCGGAGGTGGTGCTGGGTATCCCGGCCAAATTCGTCGACGGCGGACTGGGCAGCGTAGTCGAAGACCCCTTTGGCGCCGGATCCTGCCTGATCCTGGTGGGGCTGTTCTTCGCGGCCAAGCTCTACCGCATGACCCTGCTGACCATCAGCGACTTTTTCCGCGAGCGTTATGGACGCAGTGTGGAGATCGTCTGCTCGCTCATCATCATGCTGAGTTACCTGGGCTGGGTTTCGGCCCAGGTCACGGCCCTGGGCCTGGTGTTCAACCTGCTGTCGGGTGGGGCCATCAGCATCCCGGTGGGCATGGTGATCGGCGTGGTGTCGGTCCTGGCCTACACCCTGTTCGGAGGCATGTGGTCGGTGGCATTGACCGATTTCATCCAGATGATCATCCTGGTCGCCGGTCTGAGCATCCTGGCCGTGTTTGCCGGCCACATGGCCGGTGGGGCCGACAAGGTGGTGGCGCTGGCGGTGAGCCGCGACATGTTCAACTTCTTTCCCGAGCCCAGCTTCAAGGATGTGGTGTTTTTCATCGCCGCGGCCATCACCATGATGCTGGGATCCATTCCCCAGCAGGACGTGTTCCAGCGCGTCATGTCGGCCGACAGCGCCAAATCGGCTTCCCGGGGGGGCCATCATCGGCGGGGCGCTCTACATCCTGTTCGCCTTCGTGCCCATGTTCCTGGTCGTCAGCGCCCTGGTCATCATGCCCGAGCGCGCCGATGCCCTGTTGCAGGAGGATCCGCAGAAGGTGCTGCCGACGCTGGTGATGGAAAAGATGCCCTTCATCATGCAGGTGCTGTTCTTCGGTGCCCTGCTCTCGGCCATCAAGTCCTGTGCCTCGGCCACCCTGCTGGCGCCCAGCGTCACCTTTGTGGAGAACATCTGGCGCCAGTTCAAGCCGCACATGAGCGACAAGCAGGAATTGAAGACCATGCGCATCACCGTGCTGGTCTTCAGCGCCCTGGTGCTGCTGTATGCCATCCAGATGCAGGGCACCTCGATCTATGAAATGGTGTCGGGCGCCTACCAGGTGACCCTGGTGGGGGCTTTCATCCCCCTTGTTTTTGGCCTGTACTGGCAGCGCGCCACCACCCAGGGGGCACTCTTCTCCATCGTGCTGGGCCTGTTGACCTGGGGGCTGTTCCTGGCCACCCCGGCCGGGGAGGAGTTCCCGGCCCAGCTGGCCGGGGTGCTGGCCGCGCTGGTGGGCATGCTGCTGGGTTCGCTCGGTCCCCAGACCATCGTCAACCGCCACGCCGGCCATCACAAGCTCGCGGGCGTGGAGTGAAGGGCCGGGGCCCCGGCCCCGGGGCCGAGTTCCGGTCTTGATTCCGGGGTGGCCGCCTATAATTGAGGGTTTTCTGCAGCTTGCCCCGTCACAGGACGGGCTTGCCTGCAGGGCTTTCATCCGGTTTGACCTCTTCCACCTCCTTCAGCCATGCCAATTTACGCCTACAAATGTGAATCCTGCGGTGCCGCCAAGGATGTGCTGCAGAAAATTTCCGATCCCGCCCTGAGTGATTGCCCGGCCTGCGGCCAGCCGACCTTCCGCAAGCAGGTCACGGCCGCCGGCTTCCAGCTCAAGGGCAGCGGCTGGTACGCGACCGATTTCCGCGGTGGCAGCTCCGCGGCGGCGGCCACGGCAGGCGCGGCCAGCACGGCGGCGGCCAGCGAGCCGGCCGCCCCGGCGACGCCGGCCAGCTGCGGCACGGATTGCGGTTGCGCCTGATGTCCATGGCCAAATTCCGCAAGTGGCTGTTCGCGGGCCTGCTGGTCCTCGTGCCGCTGATCATCACGCTCTGGGTCCTGGAGTGGGTGATCAGCACGCTGGACCAGACCCTGCGCATCCTGCCCGAGGTCTGGCAGCCCGACCGGCTGCTGGGTCTGCACATTCCCGGCCTGGGCGTGATCTTCGCCCTGATCGTGGTGTTGCTGATCGGCGCCCTGGCGTCCAACATCATCGGCAACCAGCTGGTCGGCTGGTGGCATGCCCTGTTGCACCGCATCCCCGTGGTGCGCTCGATCTATTCAGGCGTCAAGCAGGTGTCCGATACGCTGTTTTCCGAGAAGGGCAATGCCTTTCGCCAGGCCGTGCTGGTGCAATGGCCGCGCGAGGGCATGTGGACCATCGGCTTTGTCACCGGCACACCCGGTGGCGACCTGGTCAACCACCTGCCGGGCGAGTACCTGAGCGTCTATGTCCCGACCACGCCCAACCCGACGGGCGGTTATTTCGTGATGATCAAGAAAAGCGACTGCATCGTGCTGGCCATGAGTGTCGACGAGGCGCTGACCTATGTGATTTCCATGGGCGTGATCGTCCCCGGCGGCCCCAAGAATCCGCAGCTCAAGACGGTCGAAGCCGACCAACCCCTTTCCTGAAATCCTGAAAGAGTAAGCCAAATGGCCATGCGTTCCCACTATTGCGGTCTCGTGACCGAGGCCCTGCTGGGGCAAACCGTCACCCTGTGCGGCTGGGTCAACCGCCGGCGCGACCACGGCGGCGTGATCTTCGTCGACCTGCGTGACCGCGAGGGTTATGTGCAGATCGTCTGTGATCCGGATCGCGCCGAGATGTTCAAGACGGCCGAAGATCTGCGCAACGAGTTCTGCATCCAGGTCAAGGGCCTGGTGCGCGCCCGCCCGGCCGGCACCACCAACGAGAGCCTCAAGAGCGGCAAGATCGAAGTGCTGTGCCATGAGCTGACCGTGCTCAACCCCTCGGTCACGCCCCCTTTCCAGCTCGACGAGGACAACCTGTCCGAGACCACGCGCCTGACGCACCGCGTGCTGGACCTGCGCCGCCCTTACATGCAGAACAACCTGATGCTGCGTTACAAGGTGGCGATGGAAGTGCGCAAGTTCCTCGACGCCAACGGTTTCGTGGACATCGAGACACCCATGCTCACCAAGAGCACGCCCGAAGGCGCGCGCGACTACCTGGTGCCCAGCCGCGTGCACGACGGCCAGTTCTTTGCGTTGCCGCAGTCGCCCCAGCTGTTCAAGCAGCTGCTGATGGTGGCCGGCTTCGACCGTTATTACCAGATCACCAAGTGCTTCCGTGACGAGGACCTGCGCGCCGACCGCCAGCCCGAGTTCACGCAGATCGATATCGAGACGTCCTTCCTGACCGAGCAGGACATCCGCGACATGTTCCAGGGCATGATCACCACGGTGTTCAAGAACACCATCGGGGTGGACCTGGGCGAGTTCCCGGTCATGACCTACCAGGACGCCATGCGCCTGTATGGCTCTGACAAGCCCGACCTGCGCGTGGCCCTGCAGTTCACCGAACTCACCGATGTGATGAAGGACGTGGACTTCAAGGTCTTCTCGGGTGCTGCCAATATGGCGGGTGGTCGTGTGGTGGCCCTGCGCGTCCCCGGTGGTTCGATCGAAGGCGGCGGCATCAGCCGTGGCGAGATCGATGCCTACACCGAGTTCGTCAAGATCTACGGCGCCAAGGGCCTGGCCTACATCCGCGTCAATGAGGTGGCGAAGGGCCGCGATGGCCTGCAGTCGCCCATCGTCAAGAACATCCACGATGCCGCACTCACGGAAGTGCTCAAGCGCACGGGTGCCCAGGACGGCGACCTGATCTTCTTCGGTGCCGACAAGGAAAAGATTGTCAACGACGCCATCGGCGCGCTGCGCCTCAAGGTCGGCCACAGCGAGTTTGGCAAGAAGAACGGCCTGTTCACCGCCGGCTGGCGCCCGATGTGGGTGGTGGACTTCCCCATGTTCGAGTTCGACGAGGACAACCAGCGTTACACCGCCGTGCACCACCCCTTCACCGCGCCCAAGGCCGGCCACGAAGACTGGATGGTCACTGCGCCCGAGAAGTGCATCTCCCAGGGTTACGACATGGTGTTGAACGGTTGGGAAATGGGCGGCGGCTCCGTCCGTATCCACCGCGCCGACGTGCAGCAGAAGGTGTTCGACGCGCTCAAGATCACGCCCGAGGAAGCCCAGCTCAAGTTCGGTTTCCTGCTCGACGCCCTGCAGTACGGCGCCCCGCCGCACGGCGGCCTGGCCTTCGGTCTCGACCGCATCGTGACGCTGATGACTGGCGCCGAGTCGATCCGCGACGTGATCGCCTTCCCCAAGACCCAGCGCGCCCAGTGCCTGCTGACCCAGGCCCCGAGCCCGGTGGACGAGAAGCAGCTGCGCGAGCTGCACATCCGCCTGCGCAATCCGGACGGCGTCAAGACCGCCTGAGCCCCAGGCCTTGGCCTTGGTGCAGAATCAAAGGGCGCTCTGGTAGCGCCCTTTTTCCATTCATGGACCCGATCTACAAAATTCCACTATCGGTGCTGGTGGTGATCCACACGGCGGACCTCCATGTCCTGCTCATCAAGCGCGCCGACGCCGAGGACTACTGGCAGTCGGTCACCGGCGCCAAGGACCATGCGCAGGAGTCTTTCGAGACGACCGCCGTGCGCGAAGTGGCCGAGGAGACCGGTATCGACGCCCGCGCCAGCGGATGCGAGTTGCAGGACTGGGGGCTGGAAAACGTCTACGAGATCTACCCCCGCTGGCGCCATCGTTATGCACCGGGCGTGATCCGCAACACCGAACACCTGTTCGGCCTGCGGGTGCCGGCCGGCACCCGCATCACGCTGAGCCCGCGCGAGCACACCGACTACCAGTGGCTGTCCTGGCGCGAGGCCGCGCAAGCCTGCGCCTCGCCCAGCAACGCCGAGGCCTGCCTGCTGCTGCCGCGTTTTGCCCGTGCTGCGGCCACCCTGCCAAAATGATCCCATGAAAACCCTGCGCGTCGCCACCTACAACATCCACAAGGGCGTGCAGGGCCTGGGCCCGCGCCGGCGCCTGGAGATCCACAACCTGGGGCTGGCGGTGGAGCAACTCGATGCCGACATCGTCTGCCTGCAGGAAGTGCGCAAGGTGCATCGGCGCGAGGAGCAGTACTTCAGCCGCTGGCCCGAGATGCCGCAGGCCGACTTCCTGGCGCCCGAAGGTTACGAGGCCGTCTACCGGACCAATGCCTACACGCGCCACGGTGAGCACGGCAACGCCATGCTGTCACGCTGGCCGGTGCTGGCGCACCAGCACGAGGACATGTCCGACCATCGGTTCGAGCAGCGGGGCCTGTTGCACAGCGAGGTGGTGGTCAATGGCATGGCCTTGCATGTGGTGGTGGTGCATCTGGGCCTGATCCGCGCCAGCCGCATGCGCCAGGCCGCACAGCTGGACAGCTATATCGCACGCGAGATTCCCGCCGATGCACCGCTGATCGTGGCGGGTGACTTCAATGACTGGGGTGAGCGTGTCCACCGCCACTTCGCGGCCATGGGACTGCAGACCTTCAAGCCGTCGACGAACCCCACCTTTCCGGCGCGCCTGCCGCTGGTCCAGCTGGACTATGTCTATGTGCGTGGCCTGCGGCCCCTGAGCGTGGAGGTGCCGCGCGGGCGTGTCTGGTGGCGCATGTCCGACCATTTGCCGCTGATTGCCGAGTTCGAGTTGCCGGCATGAAAGACCGTCACCTGCCGTCCTTGCGCAGCGGGCATCGCGTGCAATTGCTGCAGGGTGGACAGGAGCTGTTCCCTGCGCTGGTGCAGGCGATCGACCGCAGCGTGCGGGAAGTCCGCATGGAAACCTATATCTTCTACCCGGACCCAGCGGGTGAGCAGGTGGCGGCTGCTCTGGTACGGGCCGCGCAGCGCGGGGTGGCCGTTTACCTGGTGATGGATGGGGTAGGCACGCCCGGGCTGCCTGCCGAATGGCGCAGCCGCTTCGACGCTGCCGGTGTCCAGTGGCGGATTTTCCTGCCCCTGGGCCGGCTGGGCCTGCTGATCCCCAGCCGGTGGCGGCGTCTGCACCGCAAGTTATGCGTCGTGGATGGCCGCGTGGCCTTTTGTGGCGGCATCAATGTGCTGGATGACTGGCATGACCCCAACCACGGCCCCCTGTCTGCCCCCCGCCTCGATTTTGCGGTGCGCGTGACCGGCCCGCTGGTGCGTGCCGTACATGAGGTGACGGTGCAGTTCTGGTGGCGCCTGCAGGCCGGCAGCAAGGCGCGGGAGATCGATTTGCCGGCCGCCTGGCACCATCTGGAAGAAGCCGTCAAGCTGGCCGTGCAGGCCGGGGATGAAGCGGCCACCGGCGTGGCCGCCACCCGCGGGGCCGGGACGCGTGCCGCCCTGCTGCTGCGCGACAACCTGCGCCATCGCAGCCGCATCGAGCGGGCTTACCGCAAGGCCATCGCCGAGGCGCGTGAAGAGATCATCATTGCCAATGCCTACTTCGTTCCTGGTCGCAAGCTGAGGCTGGCCTTGATCCATGCGGCCCAGCGCGGGGTCCGGGTGCGCCTGCTGCTGCAGGGACGTTATGAGTATTTCATGCAGTTCCATGCCGTGCGCATGGTCTACGGGGTACTGCTCGGGGCCGGCATGGAGATCCACGAGTACTCCCCCAGCTTCCTGCATGCCAAGGTGGCGGTGATCGACGGCCACTGGACCACCATCGGTTCCTCCAACCTGGACCCCCTGAGCCTGCTGCTGGCGCGTGAGGCCAATGTGGTGGTGGAGGATGTCCGTTTTGCCCAGGACCTGCGCGGGCGCCTGATCCGGGCCATGGAGCATGAAGGGCATCGCGTGGACCCGAGCCAGTATGCCGACCGGCCATGGCACCAGCGCCTGCTGGACCGGGCGGCCTTTGCCCTGATGCGGCTGGGGGTCTTCCTGAGCGGCAACCGCTATTGAATTGATAGCTTTTGGTGGCCGCAAGCAAAGGCCCCGGGGCCGATAACCCTGATGGCGAATCGCTGGTACCATAAGGCCATGCTGAAGAAAAGCCCGAGTCCCATGAGCCCGACCGACCTTGCCGACGAGGGCACGCCGGTGTCCGTGAAGATCCGCGAGCGCCTGCTGGCGGCGCGCAAGCGTTTCTATGCGAACGACAACATTGCCGACTACATCGAGCCGGGTGAGCTGGAGCAGCTGCTCGACGAAGTCGAGCTCAAGATGCAGCATGTGCTCGACAGCCTGATCATCGACACCGACAACGACCACAACACCGACAACACGGCCCGCCGGGTGGCCAAGATGTACCTGAACGAGGTGTTCAAGGGACGTTATGTGCATGCGCCGACCATCACCGAGTTCCCCAATGCCGAGCACCTCAACGAGTTGATGATCGTCGGTCCGATCACGGTGCGCAGCGCCTGCTCGCACCACTTCTGTCCGGTCATCGGCAAGATCTGGATCGGTGTCATGCCCAATGAGCACACCAATGTGATCGGCCTGTCCAAGTACGCGCGCCTGGCCGAATGGATCATGGGCCGCCCGCAGATCCAGGAAGAGGCCGTGGTGCAGCTGGCCGACCTGATCCAGCTGAAGACCCAACCCGATGGCCTGGCCATCGTCATGGAGGCCAGCCACTATTGCATGGCCTGGCGCGGCGTGAAGGACATGGACAGCAAGATGATCAACTCGGTCATGCGCGGTGTGTTCCTGAAAGATCCCAACCTGCGCCGTGAATTCCTGTCGCTGATTCCCCAGAGGAGCTGAAGATGTTGGTCCGCCTGCTTTACGCCAGCCGCGCCGTCGATACCGGCCCCGAGGCCATCGAGAACATCCTGGCGCATTCACGCCAGTACAACCCGACCTGCGGCATCACCGGCATCCTGTGTTACGGCGGTGGCATCTTCCTGCAGGCCATCGAGGGCGGCCGCACTGCCGTCAGCGACCTGTACGGGCACATCCAGCGCGATGTGCGCCACAAGGACGTGGTCCTGCTGCACTACGAGGAGATCAGCGAGCGCCGCTTTGGCGGCTGGACCATGGGGCAGGTCAACCTCTCGCGCATCAACACCTCGATCCTGCTGAAGTATTCCGAGAGGCCTGAACTCGATCCCTATGCCGTCTCCGGCAGGGTCTCGCTGGCTTTGCTTGAGGAACTGATGGCGACAGCGTCCATCATCGGACGCAGCTAAGCGCCGGTCTTGCACGGGGCTCGGGAGGCGGCGCAGGCCGCCTCAGCCGTTTTTGGGAATGACCGTGTCTTCGATCTTGCCGGCCAACTGGACCAGGGCGAGTCCGGCCGGGCAGCCCGGCGTGACCTGCATGAGCAGTTGCCGGCGCATGATGGCCTGGCGGACCGAGGGATCGACCGGGATGTCGCCCACATGGATCAGCTTGACCGGCTTGCCCGGCTCACCGGGCACGAAGCGGTCCACCACCTGCTGCAGCTGGACCGTGATGGCACGGCCGTCGCCAGGGCGGGCGGTCTGGTTGACGATCATGCGGATGTTCTGGCGCTTCTGCTGGCCCACCAGCACCTTGATGGTGGCGTAGGCATCGGTCAGCGAGGTCGGCTCGGGCGTGACCACCAGCAGCACCTCGGAGGCCAGTGAGACGGCGAACAGCACCACGTCGGAGATGCCGGCGCCGGTGTCGAGCAGCACCACGTCGAAGCGCGGCACCAGGCTTTCCATCACGCGCAGGAATTCGTCGCGCACCTCTGGCGTGAGGCGCGAGTACTCGACCATGCCGGAGCCGGCCAGCAGAACCGAGAAACCCCCCGGCGCCTTGATGATGGCTTCATCCAGTTTGGCCTTGCCGGTGAAGACGTCGTGCAGCGTGGTCTTGGGATAGAGGTTGAGCACCACGTCCAGGTTGGCCAAGCCGAGATCCGCGTCCAGCACCAGGACACGCAGGCCACGGCGTGCCAGTGCGGCAGCCAGGTTGGCTGAGACGAAAGTCTTGCCCACGCCGCCCTTGCCACTGGTGATGGCCAGCACCTTGCCCAGGGGCTTGAGCGGCACGGGCGGTGCCGGCTTGTCCTTGTCGATTTTCAGTTCGTCACTCATCAGCTGAACCTCTGCGTGCTGCTGTCGGTCAGGTCACCCCAGGCCGAATCGGCCAGGGCCAGGTTGCCGAACAGCAGGCTTTTCTCTTCCGGACTGACGGATATCACTTGCTGGTGGTCGATGCACACCCGGTTGCGCCCCTGGGCCTTGGCCAGGTAGAGCTGGGTGTCGGCGCGCTCGATCCACAGGTCGGCGGTGGAGCGCACCCAGACCGGTGCGAAGGCGCCGCCCACGCTGGTGGTGATCTGCAG is part of the Rhodoferax sp. BAB1 genome and harbors:
- a CDS encoding Tim44 domain-containing protein, whose protein sequence is MKFWSLALSLVLALGAMDVEAKRLGGGKSIGKQSSNVTQREAAPAAPAQNVAAAKPATPAAAPAAAPKKPWGAMLGGLAAGLGLAWLASSLGLGEAFGQFILIALVVLVAMMAFGWFMRSRRAAAPATGRYAFQGAGGMATASPAYRPENVGNDASARPWERSQTAFDSSAGASGASGIVIGSGLASNWSVPAGFDADGFLKAAKSNFILLQAAWDQADMTTLRSMMTDDMLSEISAQLAEREAHTGGAVNLTEVQMLQAQLLGIEELGDGYMASVEFSGMIREAPQASPSPFREVWNMVKPRDGSRGWMVAGVQALQ
- a CDS encoding FmdB family zinc ribbon protein, whose translation is MPIYAYKCESCGAAKDVLQKISDPALSDCPACGQPTFRKQVTAAGFQLKGSGWYATDFRGGSSAAAATAGAASTAAASEPAAPATPASCGTDCGCA
- a CDS encoding DUF502 domain-containing protein, translating into MAKFRKWLFAGLLVLVPLIITLWVLEWVISTLDQTLRILPEVWQPDRLLGLHIPGLGVIFALIVVLLIGALASNIIGNQLVGWWHALLHRIPVVRSIYSGVKQVSDTLFSEKGNAFRQAVLVQWPREGMWTIGFVTGTPGGDLVNHLPGEYLSVYVPTTPNPTGGYFVMIKKSDCIVLAMSVDEALTYVISMGVIVPGGPKNPQLKTVEADQPLS
- the nudB gene encoding dihydroneopterin triphosphate diphosphatase, which gives rise to MDPIYKIPLSVLVVIHTADLHVLLIKRADAEDYWQSVTGAKDHAQESFETTAVREVAEETGIDARASGCELQDWGLENVYEIYPRWRHRYAPGVIRNTEHLFGLRVPAGTRITLSPREHTDYQWLSWREAAQACASPSNAEACLLLPRFARAAATLPK
- the folE gene encoding GTP cyclohydrolase I, producing the protein MSPTDLADEGTPVSVKIRERLLAARKRFYANDNIADYIEPGELEQLLDEVELKMQHVLDSLIIDTDNDHNTDNTARRVAKMYLNEVFKGRYVHAPTITEFPNAEHLNELMIVGPITVRSACSHHFCPVIGKIWIGVMPNEHTNVIGLSKYARLAEWIMGRPQIQEEAVVQLADLIQLKTQPDGLAIVMEASHYCMAWRGVKDMDSKMINSVMRGVFLKDPNLRREFLSLIPQRS
- a CDS encoding endonuclease/exonuclease/phosphatase family protein is translated as MKTLRVATYNIHKGVQGLGPRRRLEIHNLGLAVEQLDADIVCLQEVRKVHRREEQYFSRWPEMPQADFLAPEGYEAVYRTNAYTRHGEHGNAMLSRWPVLAHQHEDMSDHRFEQRGLLHSEVVVNGMALHVVVVHLGLIRASRMRQAAQLDSYIAREIPADAPLIVAGDFNDWGERVHRHFAAMGLQTFKPSTNPTFPARLPLVQLDYVYVRGLRPLSVEVPRGRVWWRMSDHLPLIAEFELPA
- the aspS gene encoding aspartate--tRNA ligase — encoded protein: MAMRSHYCGLVTEALLGQTVTLCGWVNRRRDHGGVIFVDLRDREGYVQIVCDPDRAEMFKTAEDLRNEFCIQVKGLVRARPAGTTNESLKSGKIEVLCHELTVLNPSVTPPFQLDEDNLSETTRLTHRVLDLRRPYMQNNLMLRYKVAMEVRKFLDANGFVDIETPMLTKSTPEGARDYLVPSRVHDGQFFALPQSPQLFKQLLMVAGFDRYYQITKCFRDEDLRADRQPEFTQIDIETSFLTEQDIRDMFQGMITTVFKNTIGVDLGEFPVMTYQDAMRLYGSDKPDLRVALQFTELTDVMKDVDFKVFSGAANMAGGRVVALRVPGGSIEGGGISRGEIDAYTEFVKIYGAKGLAYIRVNEVAKGRDGLQSPIVKNIHDAALTEVLKRTGAQDGDLIFFGADKEKIVNDAIGALRLKVGHSEFGKKNGLFTAGWRPMWVVDFPMFEFDEDNQRYTAVHHPFTAPKAGHEDWMVTAPEKCISQGYDMVLNGWEMGGGSVRIHRADVQQKVFDALKITPEEAQLKFGFLLDALQYGAPPHGGLAFGLDRIVTLMTGAESIRDVIAFPKTQRAQCLLTQAPSPVDEKQLRELHIRLRNPDGVKTA
- the ubiB gene encoding ubiquinone biosynthesis regulatory protein kinase UbiB, whose amino-acid sequence is MTRLLRGAYIVWIVLRYGLDGLVLTSFQKPWLRVIARIVSIGRNLDAPRGQRLREALERLGPIFVKFGQVLSTRRDLLPPDIADELAKLQDRVPPFPSDVAVATIERAFRKPVAQIFSEFERVPVASASIAQVHFARLRGRDGQEREVAVKVLRPGMLPAIEKDLSLMRMMAGWVEGLSSDGKRLKPREVVAEFDKYLHDELDLVREAASAAQLRRNMEGLDLVLIPEMFWDYCQSEVIVMERMKGIPISQTARLREAGVDMKKLARDGVTIFFTQVFRDGFFHADMHPGNIFVSTDPATFGRYISLDFGIVGTLTEYDKEYLAQNFTAFFRRDYKRVAELHIESGWVPPRTRVDELESAIRSVCEPYFDRPLKEISLGMVLMRLFQTSRRFHVEIQPQLVLLQKTLLNIEGLGRELDPELDLWSTAKPFLEKWMADQIGPRRLLEELKNQAPRYAKMLPDLPRLLHDYLKHNAGSQKRELEELLIEQRRTNRLLQALIYAGIGFALGLIVIQMVIRFQLF
- the clsB gene encoding cardiolipin synthase ClsB codes for the protein MKDRHLPSLRSGHRVQLLQGGQELFPALVQAIDRSVREVRMETYIFYPDPAGEQVAAALVRAAQRGVAVYLVMDGVGTPGLPAEWRSRFDAAGVQWRIFLPLGRLGLLIPSRWRRLHRKLCVVDGRVAFCGGINVLDDWHDPNHGPLSAPRLDFAVRVTGPLVRAVHEVTVQFWWRLQAGSKAREIDLPAAWHHLEEAVKLAVQAGDEAATGVAATRGAGTRAALLLRDNLRHRSRIERAYRKAIAEAREEIIIANAYFVPGRKLRLALIHAAQRGVRVRLLLQGRYEYFMQFHAVRMVYGVLLGAGMEIHEYSPSFLHAKVAVIDGHWTTIGSSNLDPLSLLLAREANVVVEDVRFAQDLRGRLIRAMEHEGHRVDPSQYADRPWHQRLLDRAAFALMRLGVFLSGNRY
- a CDS encoding BLUF domain-containing protein; protein product: MLVRLLYASRAVDTGPEAIENILAHSRQYNPTCGITGILCYGGGIFLQAIEGGRTAVSDLYGHIQRDVRHKDVVLLHYEEISERRFGGWTMGQVNLSRINTSILLKYSERPELDPYAVSGRVSLALLEELMATASIIGRS